Proteins encoded together in one Riemerella anatipestifer window:
- a CDS encoding nucleoside-diphosphate kinase, which translates to MSGNITFTMIKPDAVADGHIGAILGKIAEAGFKIKAMKLTQLTVADAKKFYEVHAERPFYGELVEFMSSGPIVAAVLEKENAVEDFRKLIGATNPAEAAEGTIRKMFARSVGENAVHGSDSDENAQIESAFHFSGREIF; encoded by the coding sequence ATGTCAGGAAACATTACTTTTACAATGATTAAACCAGATGCAGTAGCAGATGGACACATAGGAGCTATACTAGGGAAAATAGCTGAAGCAGGATTTAAAATTAAAGCAATGAAACTTACTCAACTTACAGTAGCTGATGCTAAGAAGTTTTATGAAGTTCATGCTGAAAGACCTTTCTACGGAGAGTTAGTAGAGTTTATGTCTTCAGGACCTATTGTAGCAGCTGTTTTAGAAAAAGAAAATGCAGTTGAAGATTTCAGAAAACTAATTGGTGCTACAAACCCTGCTGAAGCAGCTGAAGGAACTATAAGAAAGATGTTCGCTAGAAGTGTAGGAGAAAATGCAGTACACGGTTCTGACTCTGACGAAAACGCACAGATAGAATCAGCATTCCACTTCTCTGGAAGAGAAATTTTCTAA
- the mnmD gene encoding tRNA (5-methylaminomethyl-2-thiouridine)(34)-methyltransferase MnmD, with amino-acid sequence MKREVKLTADGSKTLFINDLNEGYHSHHGALQEARHVFIKNGLDRVNDLEINILELGFGTGLNALVSMEKIRASNDIKKINYFTLEKYPVSLEEVKELSFHNLFNLPNIDVINTTLHECEWEQPCEILPNFNITKINTDFYELKNIELPKIDLVYFDCFGARVQPDLWELPLMEMVAEKMKVGGLLTTYSSKGSFQRVLKSLNFKVEKLEGPKGKREMINAWKM; translated from the coding sequence ATGAAAAGAGAGGTTAAATTAACAGCAGATGGTTCTAAAACCTTGTTTATAAATGACTTAAATGAGGGATATCATTCTCATCATGGAGCTCTTCAAGAAGCAAGGCATGTATTTATTAAAAATGGGTTAGATAGAGTTAATGATTTGGAAATAAATATATTAGAGCTTGGTTTTGGGACGGGACTTAATGCTTTAGTAAGTATGGAAAAAATAAGGGCTTCTAATGATATAAAGAAAATAAATTATTTTACCCTAGAGAAGTATCCGGTGAGTTTAGAAGAAGTCAAGGAACTATCTTTTCATAATTTATTTAATCTTCCTAATATAGATGTTATCAATACAACTTTACACGAATGTGAATGGGAGCAACCTTGTGAGATATTGCCTAATTTTAATATCACAAAAATTAATACAGATTTTTACGAATTAAAAAACATTGAGTTACCAAAGATAGATTTGGTATACTTCGATTGTTTCGGAGCTAGAGTTCAGCCAGATTTGTGGGAGCTACCTCTTATGGAAATGGTGGCAGAGAAAATGAAAGTAGGAGGTTTGTTAACTACGTACTCTTCTAAAGGGAGTTTTCAGAGGGTGTTAAAATCGCTTAATTTTAAAGTGGAGAAATTAGAAGGTCCTAAAGGAAAGAGAGAAATGATAAACGCATGGAAAATGTAG
- a CDS encoding uracil-DNA glycosylase: MTWTEVLAPIKNSSYFKNLWQKVKQEYHQYKCFPPKEQIFRAIELTPFEEVKVVILGQDPYHNDFQANGLCFSVSDQVPAPPSLRNIFKELQDDLGIIKTSNKLDSWAKQGVLLLNATLTVKAHEANSHKDLGWETFTDFIIKEISDKKENIVFVLWGSFAQKKAQFIDAHKHYIIKTAHPSPLSAHRGFLGSKPFSKINNYLLSKNKEEIKW, translated from the coding sequence ATGACTTGGACTGAAGTATTAGCACCTATAAAAAATTCCTCTTACTTTAAAAATTTATGGCAAAAAGTAAAACAGGAGTATCACCAGTATAAATGCTTTCCTCCCAAAGAACAAATATTTAGAGCTATTGAGCTTACTCCTTTTGAAGAAGTGAAAGTCGTAATTTTAGGGCAAGACCCTTATCATAATGATTTTCAAGCTAACGGATTATGTTTTTCTGTATCAGACCAAGTACCTGCACCACCATCACTAAGAAATATTTTCAAAGAGTTGCAAGACGATTTAGGTATAATTAAAACCAGCAACAAGCTAGACTCTTGGGCAAAGCAAGGCGTACTTCTACTAAATGCTACTCTTACCGTAAAAGCTCACGAAGCAAACTCTCATAAAGATTTAGGTTGGGAAACATTTACAGATTTCATCATTAAAGAAATATCAGATAAAAAAGAAAATATTGTTTTTGTGCTTTGGGGTTCTTTTGCACAAAAAAAAGCTCAGTTTATAGACGCACATAAGCATTACATTATAAAAACGGCTCACCCTTCTCCCCTATCAGCTCACAGAGGCTTTCTAGGTAGCAAACCTTTCTCCAAGATAAACAATTATCTTCTATCAAAAAATAAGGAGGAAATTAAATGGTAA
- a CDS encoding 1-aminocyclopropane-1-carboxylate deaminase/D-cysteine desulfhydrase, protein MSKVEIPIIKIPHPNKQIELYIKREDLVHKEISGNKYWKLLYNIENYRKKQVENPLIITFGGAFSNHIAATAALGRELEVPTLGIIRGEELVYKWEENPTLVKANEDGMTFDFVTRESYRDKNHITEIYQELFPNALIIPEGGSNALAVEGVQFMLNEKTVEFDYLCTAVGTGGTVAGLSKFAKEHQKVLGFKAVKDDSLDGKILEWSGRNNFQLLETGQGGYGKITDEVVAFINKFYHNYNILLEPIYTGKMMKRLWELIDEGFFIEGSKILAFHTGGLQGIKGANEFLKNQGRPTIVEGDGI, encoded by the coding sequence ATGAGCAAAGTTGAAATTCCGATAATAAAAATTCCTCATCCTAATAAACAAATTGAACTCTATATTAAGAGAGAGGATTTGGTTCATAAAGAAATATCAGGTAATAAATACTGGAAACTACTTTATAACATAGAGAATTACAGGAAAAAACAGGTCGAAAATCCACTGATTATTACTTTTGGTGGTGCTTTTTCTAACCATATTGCTGCAACGGCAGCTTTGGGGAGAGAGTTAGAAGTCCCAACTTTAGGCATTATAAGAGGAGAAGAGCTGGTCTATAAGTGGGAAGAAAATCCTACATTAGTAAAGGCTAACGAAGACGGAATGACTTTCGATTTTGTAACTAGAGAATCGTATAGAGATAAAAATCACATTACAGAAATTTATCAGGAGCTGTTCCCTAATGCACTTATCATTCCTGAGGGAGGGAGTAATGCTTTGGCGGTAGAAGGGGTTCAGTTTATGTTGAATGAAAAGACAGTGGAGTTTGATTATTTATGCACGGCAGTAGGCACTGGTGGAACCGTAGCGGGACTTTCTAAATTTGCTAAAGAACATCAGAAAGTTTTAGGCTTTAAGGCTGTGAAAGATGATTCTTTAGACGGTAAAATTTTAGAATGGAGCGGAAGAAATAATTTTCAACTACTGGAAACAGGTCAAGGTGGTTATGGTAAAATAACAGACGAAGTGGTGGCTTTTATCAATAAATTTTATCATAATTATAATATTTTGTTAGAACCCATCTATACAGGCAAGATGATGAAGCGTTTATGGGAGCTGATAGATGAAGGTTTTTTTATTGAAGGAAGTAAAATTTTAGCTTTTCATACAGGTGGTTTGCAAGGTATAAAAGGAGCTAATGAATTCCTGAAAAACCAAGGCAGACCCACTATTGTTGAGGGAGATGGAATATAG
- a CDS encoding branched-chain amino acid aminotransferase, whose translation MIIQKSENPRISSFNPENFSFGNTFIDHMVICEYENGKWGEPKLMPYGPLPFTPAMMGVNYGQACFEGMKAYKDKDGEVYLFRPEKNFARINKSAKRLAIPELPEEVFMNGLKALMDIDRDWIPYGENSSLYIRPLLFATEEALKARIADKYMFAIVAAPAKSYYTEPVSVKIADYYSRAASGGVGSAKAAGNYAASFYPTKLANEEGYEQIIWTDDASHEYFEESGTMNVFVRIEDTIYTPPTSDKILDGVTRDSFIQLAKHNNIEVKVEPVSVKKVIEAHKEGTLKEVWGVGTAVVLSVFQALGYKDDKMVLPQLSEEESFAIKLKNQLVSIQTNTSEDPFGWRYKVEKGFVDTL comes from the coding sequence ATGATAATTCAAAAATCAGAAAATCCTAGAATCAGTAGTTTTAATCCTGAGAATTTTTCTTTCGGGAATACCTTTATAGACCACATGGTAATATGTGAATACGAAAACGGAAAGTGGGGAGAACCTAAACTTATGCCTTACGGACCGTTACCATTTACTCCTGCCATGATGGGTGTTAATTACGGACAAGCGTGTTTTGAAGGTATGAAAGCCTATAAGGATAAAGATGGTGAAGTTTACTTATTCCGTCCAGAAAAAAACTTTGCAAGAATTAACAAATCTGCAAAAAGACTAGCAATACCTGAACTTCCTGAAGAAGTTTTCATGAATGGATTAAAAGCTCTAATGGACATTGACAGAGATTGGATTCCTTACGGTGAAAACTCTTCTTTATATATTCGTCCTTTATTATTTGCTACAGAAGAAGCTCTTAAAGCAAGAATCGCCGACAAATACATGTTTGCTATAGTGGCAGCACCAGCAAAATCTTACTATACAGAACCTGTTTCTGTAAAAATAGCAGACTATTACTCTCGTGCTGCTAGTGGTGGAGTTGGTTCAGCTAAGGCAGCTGGAAACTATGCTGCTTCTTTCTACCCAACTAAATTAGCTAACGAGGAAGGTTATGAACAGATTATTTGGACAGATGACGCTTCTCACGAGTATTTTGAAGAAAGTGGCACTATGAATGTATTTGTAAGAATAGAAGATACTATTTACACACCTCCTACATCTGATAAAATATTAGACGGTGTAACTAGAGATAGTTTTATACAACTAGCTAAACATAATAATATAGAGGTAAAAGTAGAACCCGTTAGCGTAAAGAAAGTAATTGAAGCACACAAAGAAGGTACCTTAAAAGAAGTTTGGGGGGTTGGGACAGCAGTAGTTTTAAGTGTATTCCAAGCGTTAGGGTACAAAGATGACAAAATGGTTCTACCTCAACTAAGCGAGGAAGAAAGTTTTGCAATAAAACTTAAAAACCAGTTAGTAAGCATTCAAACTAATACAAGCGAAGACCCATTTGGATGGAGATATAAAGTAGAGAAAGGATTTGTAGATACTTTATAA
- a CDS encoding FoF1 ATP synthase subunit delta/epsilon yields MNIKILTPEYVAFEGEVESVLLPGKNGEFHIMKNHAAIVSSLVGGKVKLYLDKVSADYAKYFSKEDGKDSIYSLPIKSGVIEFSKDKGIILCE; encoded by the coding sequence ATGAATATAAAAATATTAACACCAGAATATGTAGCTTTTGAGGGAGAGGTAGAGTCTGTGCTACTTCCAGGGAAGAATGGAGAGTTTCATATTATGAAAAATCACGCAGCTATTGTATCGTCTTTAGTTGGGGGAAAAGTAAAACTTTACCTTGATAAAGTATCAGCAGATTATGCGAAGTATTTTTCTAAAGAAGATGGTAAAGACTCTATTTATTCGCTTCCGATAAAGAGTGGCGTTATAGAATTTAGTAAAGATAAAGGAATTATCCTTTGCGAATAA
- the hemL gene encoding glutamate-1-semialdehyde 2,1-aminomutase has protein sequence MLYQRSSALFQEAKNYIPGGVNSPVRAFKSVGGTPVFMKSAKGAYLTDADDKTYIDYINSWGPAILGHTHPEVLEAVKLQAEKGFSFGTPTELETEIAKFITENVPNIDQIRMVSSGTEACMSAIRLARGYTGRDKIIKFEGCYHGHSDSFLIKAGSGAATFGNPNSPGVTQGTAKDTLLARYNDWEQIQDLFRHNEGQIAAVIIEPVAGNMGCVLPENNFLQNLRQICDLNGTLLIFDEVMTGFRLGFGGAQEVYGVKADLVTYGKVIGGGMPVGAFAGHREIMECLAPKGAVYQAGTLSGNPIAMRAGLTTLQLIKNDENFYQNLDKTTEKLDFEIAKILNEKGIEHRINRKGSMMSVFFHTNRVANFDEAQQANHSLFNTFFHHLLERGVYLPPSGYETWFISSEIKDNEIDKTLEAIRSFQY, from the coding sequence ATGTTATATCAAAGAAGTAGTGCCTTATTTCAAGAGGCTAAAAACTATATTCCTGGCGGTGTAAACTCTCCTGTAAGAGCGTTTAAATCGGTGGGCGGAACACCTGTATTTATGAAGTCTGCTAAAGGGGCTTACCTTACAGACGCAGACGATAAAACTTATATAGATTATATCAATTCGTGGGGACCAGCCATATTAGGGCATACTCACCCCGAAGTGCTGGAGGCTGTAAAGCTACAAGCTGAAAAAGGCTTCTCTTTTGGAACGCCTACTGAGTTAGAAACCGAAATTGCTAAGTTCATCACAGAAAATGTACCTAATATAGACCAAATAAGAATGGTGTCATCTGGTACAGAGGCTTGTATGAGTGCTATTCGTTTGGCTAGAGGCTACACAGGGAGAGATAAAATTATTAAGTTTGAAGGTTGTTATCATGGGCATTCAGACTCATTTCTGATAAAAGCAGGGAGTGGTGCGGCAACTTTTGGAAATCCAAATTCTCCAGGAGTTACGCAAGGTACAGCTAAAGATACTTTATTGGCTAGATATAATGATTGGGAGCAAATTCAAGATTTATTCCGTCATAACGAAGGGCAAATCGCAGCGGTTATTATAGAGCCAGTGGCTGGTAATATGGGCTGTGTACTTCCTGAAAATAACTTTTTACAAAATCTAAGGCAAATCTGCGATCTTAACGGTACTCTTTTAATTTTTGATGAAGTGATGACGGGCTTTCGTCTAGGATTTGGTGGGGCTCAAGAGGTTTATGGAGTGAAGGCAGACTTGGTAACTTATGGTAAAGTTATCGGTGGAGGTATGCCTGTGGGTGCCTTTGCTGGGCATCGTGAAATTATGGAATGTCTGGCTCCTAAAGGTGCCGTTTATCAAGCAGGAACGCTTAGTGGTAATCCTATTGCGATGAGAGCGGGACTGACGACATTGCAACTCATTAAAAATGACGAGAATTTCTATCAAAATCTTGATAAGACCACAGAAAAATTAGATTTTGAAATTGCTAAAATCCTTAACGAAAAAGGGATTGAACACCGTATCAATAGAAAAGGCTCTATGATGTCTGTGTTTTTCCATACTAATAGAGTAGCTAATTTTGATGAGGCACAACAGGCCAATCATTCGTTATTTAATACCTTTTTTCATCACTTGTTGGAGAGAGGTGTTTATCTTCCACCTAGTGGGTACGAAACTTGGTTTATTTCTTCTGAAATAAAAGATAATGAGATAGATAAAACTTTAGAAGCAATAAGAAGTTTTCAGTATTAA
- a CDS encoding glucosaminidase domain-containing protein, protein MKKFLIASAVLVVSQFKAQTWATDDQYIQRFAGYAVEEMEKYKIPASITLAQGILETGGGQSRLAKEGNNHFGIKCKEDWTGKTMRHTDDAPNECFRVYNDPKESYEDHSKFLAYRKYYTNLFKLDPKDYRAWAHGLKKAGYATNPRYAYILIDKIEKYKLYEFDNISSKEVPFALVKLYPELNNDKEFMAKINPQKEVKKKESVTVHVPYQQTSYAEQQKTADQLRKEKLALLEGITVKSHPNGGLKYVVIPTDTDVAYIAKKFDMREGRLLKWNDLSENKLKANDVLFLEPKSSTGSIETYKAEKGDTMHKISQKFGIKLRKLYSKNRMEYGEQPKQGQIIYLQKKAPRR, encoded by the coding sequence ATGAAAAAGTTTTTGATAGCTTCGGCGGTTTTAGTCGTTTCACAATTTAAGGCTCAGACGTGGGCAACAGATGACCAATATATCCAGCGTTTTGCAGGATATGCCGTAGAAGAAATGGAAAAATATAAAATCCCAGCAAGCATTACTTTGGCACAAGGGATATTAGAAACAGGAGGTGGGCAATCTCGTTTGGCGAAAGAAGGTAATAATCATTTTGGAATTAAATGTAAGGAAGATTGGACAGGCAAAACAATGAGGCATACTGATGATGCTCCTAACGAGTGTTTCCGTGTGTATAACGACCCAAAGGAATCTTATGAAGACCACTCTAAATTTTTAGCTTATCGTAAATATTATACCAACCTATTTAAACTTGACCCCAAGGATTATAGAGCTTGGGCTCACGGACTTAAAAAAGCGGGATACGCTACCAATCCTAGGTATGCCTATATTTTGATAGACAAGATAGAAAAATATAAGTTGTACGAATTTGATAATATTTCGTCTAAGGAAGTCCCTTTTGCATTGGTTAAACTTTATCCAGAGCTTAATAATGATAAGGAGTTTATGGCGAAAATAAACCCACAAAAAGAGGTTAAAAAGAAGGAAAGTGTAACGGTGCATGTTCCTTATCAGCAAACTTCTTATGCAGAGCAACAGAAAACAGCAGATCAGCTAAGAAAAGAAAAATTAGCATTGTTGGAAGGTATAACAGTAAAATCTCATCCTAACGGAGGGTTAAAATATGTAGTGATTCCAACAGATACCGATGTGGCTTATATCGCTAAAAAGTTTGATATGAGAGAGGGGAGATTATTAAAGTGGAATGATTTAAGTGAGAATAAACTAAAAGCAAATGATGTTTTGTTTTTAGAACCAAAATCTTCTACAGGAAGTATAGAAACATACAAGGCTGAAAAGGGAGATACAATGCATAAAATTTCTCAAAAATTTGGTATTAAATTAAGAAAACTTTACTCCAAAAATAGAATGGAGTATGGAGAACAGCCTAAGCAAGGGCAAATTATTTATTTGCAAAAGAAAGCTCCACGCAGATAG
- the atpD gene encoding F0F1 ATP synthase subunit beta, giving the protein MANQIKGKISQIIGPVIDVVFSEVEELPKIYDALEITKKNGEKLVLEVEQHIGEDTVRCIAMDATDGLQRGQEVVGQGRQITMPIGDEVNGRLFNVVGDAIDGLQDLSKEGGLPIHREAPKFDQLSTSAEVLYTGIKVIDLIEPYAKGGKIGLFGGAGVGKTVLIQELINNIAKGHGGLSVFAGVGERTREGNDLLREMLESGIIKYGDDFMHSMEEGGWDLSKVDTELMKESKAAFVFGQMNEPPGARARVALSGLTLAEYYRDGGETGQGRDVLFFVDNIFRFTQAGSEVSALLGRMPSAVGYQPTLASEMGAMQERITSTKNGSITSVQAVYVPADDLTDPAPATTFAHLDATTVLSRKIASLGIYPAVDPLDSTSRILAPEIIGEEHYNCAQRVKEILQRYKALQDIIAILGMEELSEEDKLVVYRARKVQRFLSQPFHVAEQFTGIPGALVDIKDTIKGFNMIIDGELDHLPEAAFNLKGTIEEAIEAGEKMLAENK; this is encoded by the coding sequence ATGGCAAACCAAATTAAAGGAAAAATTTCTCAGATTATTGGTCCAGTAATAGATGTCGTTTTTAGCGAAGTAGAAGAGCTTCCAAAGATCTATGATGCACTGGAAATTACTAAAAAAAATGGTGAAAAGCTTGTGCTTGAAGTAGAGCAACATATTGGTGAGGATACAGTAAGATGTATCGCTATGGACGCTACAGATGGTCTTCAAAGAGGGCAGGAAGTAGTAGGACAAGGTCGCCAAATTACAATGCCTATAGGTGATGAAGTTAACGGAAGACTATTTAATGTAGTGGGTGATGCTATCGATGGATTACAGGATTTATCTAAAGAAGGCGGTTTGCCAATCCACAGAGAAGCACCTAAGTTTGATCAACTTTCTACTTCAGCAGAGGTACTTTATACAGGTATTAAAGTAATTGACCTTATTGAGCCTTATGCAAAAGGAGGTAAAATCGGTTTATTTGGAGGTGCGGGAGTAGGTAAAACAGTACTTATTCAAGAGCTTATCAATAACATTGCAAAAGGGCACGGTGGTCTATCTGTGTTTGCAGGAGTAGGTGAAAGAACCCGTGAGGGTAACGACCTTCTTAGAGAGATGTTAGAGTCTGGTATTATTAAATACGGAGACGACTTTATGCACTCTATGGAAGAAGGAGGTTGGGATCTTTCTAAAGTAGATACCGAGTTAATGAAGGAGTCTAAAGCTGCTTTCGTTTTTGGGCAGATGAATGAGCCACCAGGTGCGAGAGCAAGAGTAGCACTTTCTGGTCTTACTTTAGCAGAGTACTACCGTGATGGTGGAGAGACAGGACAAGGTAGAGATGTACTTTTCTTCGTGGATAACATTTTCCGTTTTACACAGGCAGGTTCAGAGGTGTCTGCACTTCTAGGTCGTATGCCTTCTGCGGTAGGTTATCAGCCAACATTAGCATCTGAGATGGGTGCGATGCAGGAGAGAATTACTTCTACTAAAAATGGTTCCATTACTTCAGTACAGGCGGTATATGTTCCTGCGGACGACTTAACCGACCCAGCTCCAGCAACTACCTTTGCTCACTTAGATGCGACTACGGTACTTTCTAGAAAAATTGCTTCTTTAGGTATTTATCCAGCGGTAGATCCACTAGATTCAACTTCTAGAATATTAGCTCCAGAAATTATTGGAGAGGAACATTATAATTGTGCTCAGAGAGTAAAAGAAATTTTACAAAGATATAAAGCATTACAAGATATCATTGCTATCCTTGGTATGGAGGAACTTTCTGAAGAGGATAAATTGGTAGTTTATCGTGCAAGAAAGGTACAGAGATTCTTATCTCAGCCATTCCACGTAGCGGAACAATTTACAGGTATTCCTGGAGCATTGGTAGATATTAAAGATACTATCAAAGGATTTAATATGATTATTGATGGTGAACTAGACCATTTACCAGAAGCAGCATTTAACCTTAAAGGTACTATAGAGGAAGCTATAGAGGCTGGAGAGAAAATGTTAGCAGAAAATAAATAA
- a CDS encoding UDP-N-acetylmuramate--L-alanine ligase, which translates to MRTHFIAIGGSAMHNLAIALKDKGYVVTGSDDAIFEPSKSRLEKKGLLPENLGWFPEKITSDIDAVILGMHAHADNPELAKAKELDLKIFSYPEFLYEQSKDKTRVVIGGSHGKTTITSMILHVLNFHQKEVDYMVGAQLEGFDCMVKTTEHNDFMILEGDEYLSSPIDLRSKFLLYQPNIALISGIAWDHINVFKTFDDYIEQFRKFVASITPGGVLVYNEEDEEVVKVVEAAENYFRKTPYKTPKYKITDQKVYLETEMGEVPLSVFGAHNLLNMEGARHICQQLGIMEEDFYEAIMSFKGASKRLEKVERNDSGILYKDFAHAPSKVKATTKAFSEQFSNTTKYGFLELHTYSSLNPEFLEQYAHSLDLLDQAVVFYSEEALKIKRMDIISPELIKEKFKNPNLKVFTNAEELHQYWQSLDKTQGAFLMMSSGNFGGLDLTQ; encoded by the coding sequence TTGAGAACACATTTCATTGCTATAGGCGGAAGTGCTATGCACAACCTCGCCATCGCTCTTAAAGATAAAGGTTATGTAGTAACAGGTTCAGACGACGCTATTTTTGAACCTTCAAAATCAAGATTAGAAAAAAAAGGATTACTCCCTGAAAATCTTGGTTGGTTTCCAGAAAAAATAACATCAGATATAGATGCTGTAATACTAGGTATGCACGCTCATGCTGATAATCCTGAACTAGCCAAAGCCAAAGAACTCGATCTTAAAATATTCTCTTACCCTGAATTTTTGTACGAACAAAGTAAAGATAAAACTCGTGTTGTAATTGGTGGTTCACACGGTAAAACTACCATTACCTCTATGATTCTTCATGTCCTCAATTTTCATCAAAAAGAGGTAGATTATATGGTGGGAGCACAACTAGAAGGCTTTGATTGTATGGTAAAAACCACAGAACATAACGACTTTATGATTCTAGAAGGAGATGAATATTTATCCTCACCTATAGATTTAAGGTCAAAATTTCTTTTGTATCAACCTAACATCGCTCTTATTTCTGGGATTGCGTGGGACCACATCAATGTATTTAAAACTTTTGATGATTACATAGAGCAATTTAGAAAATTTGTAGCAAGTATTACTCCTGGTGGCGTATTGGTGTACAATGAAGAAGACGAAGAAGTAGTAAAAGTAGTAGAAGCTGCCGAAAATTACTTCAGAAAAACCCCTTACAAAACTCCAAAATATAAAATTACAGACCAAAAAGTTTATCTAGAAACCGAAATGGGAGAAGTTCCGTTGTCTGTTTTTGGAGCTCATAATTTACTGAATATGGAAGGTGCTAGGCATATTTGCCAACAATTAGGCATTATGGAGGAAGATTTTTATGAAGCTATTATGAGTTTTAAAGGCGCATCTAAAAGATTAGAAAAAGTAGAAAGAAACGACAGTGGTATTCTTTACAAAGATTTTGCCCACGCTCCTAGCAAGGTAAAAGCGACTACGAAAGCGTTTTCGGAGCAGTTTTCTAATACCACTAAATACGGTTTCTTAGAACTTCATACCTATTCCTCTCTAAATCCAGAATTTTTAGAACAATATGCTCATAGCTTAGATTTACTAGACCAAGCGGTAGTTTTCTACTCGGAGGAAGCTTTAAAAATAAAAAGAATGGACATTATTTCTCCAGAACTTATCAAGGAGAAATTTAAAAATCCTAACCTAAAGGTGTTTACCAATGCGGAAGAATTACACCAATATTGGCAAAGTTTGGATAAAACCCAAGGAGCTTTTCTTATGATGAGTAGTGGTAATTTTGGCGGATTAGATTTAACTCAGTAA
- a CDS encoding DUF4136 domain-containing protein — MKKYVFLILAATTLSITSCSPFNIRTDYAETAQFNQYKTYMFRTDDLKINDLDKDRVLNEIAKQFNAKGLSTNQNPDLIVNVKASHKKVEDIQSTNPYGMWGWGGPWGWGWGMNRTWVSNYNTGTLVIDIVDAKTNKLVWQGIGSGINVDAPKSKQKQIPQVVEGILKNYPPQKK, encoded by the coding sequence ATGAAAAAATATGTTTTTTTAATCCTAGCCGCTACTACACTAAGCATCACTTCTTGTAGTCCTTTTAACATCAGAACTGACTATGCAGAAACCGCTCAGTTTAATCAGTATAAAACTTATATGTTCCGAACTGATGATTTAAAAATAAATGATTTAGACAAGGACAGAGTGCTTAACGAAATTGCAAAGCAATTCAACGCTAAAGGTCTTAGTACTAACCAAAACCCAGATTTAATAGTCAATGTAAAAGCTTCTCATAAAAAGGTAGAAGATATACAAAGTACCAACCCTTATGGCATGTGGGGCTGGGGAGGTCCTTGGGGCTGGGGTTGGGGTATGAACCGCACTTGGGTATCTAACTATAACACAGGTACTTTAGTAATAGACATTGTAGATGCTAAGACTAACAAATTGGTTTGGCAAGGTATCGGAAGCGGCATCAATGTAGACGCTCCTAAGTCTAAGCAAAAACAAATACCACAAGTTGTGGAAGGAATTTTAAAGAACTATCCTCCTCAAAAAAAATAA
- a CDS encoding DUF5522 domain-containing protein produces MSSHNSNENEDFYYNEQGYKVFTEKYHLKRGYCCKSGCKHCPYGYDKKTDTFIKSKKPLKQ; encoded by the coding sequence ATGTCATCACACAACAGTAATGAAAATGAAGATTTCTATTATAACGAACAGGGTTATAAGGTATTTACAGAAAAATACCATCTTAAAAGAGGTTACTGTTGTAAAAGTGGCTGTAAGCATTGTCCATATGGATATGACAAGAAAACTGACACATTTATCAAGAGTAAGAAACCTTTAAAACAATAG